The genomic window TAAATGCTCTCCTGCTGGTATTCAATCGAATTTCTCTTTTTTCAAAGTCACTTTCAAAGACGGAGAGGAAACCTATGTCTTCGAAGTGCAGCATAATCTCGCCGTACAATCTGCTCATCATCCGAGTATCTATACTACGCCGGATATCACCATCATCCGCGAAGATTCTGTCCGGTACACCAAGGAGCATTATGAAAATAAGAGTACTTTTTCTTATGTCAGCCAAACGGATCTGGTCAGCTTTTGCGAGGCCAAGCAGTTCACACCCTTTCCGGAGCTATTATTCAACTTTATGGGCATCGTTAATGAACTGAGCCCAGCGGTATTGATGGACAGTACCACGGCGATGACACCAACGCAGCTAGCGCCTACACTGATGGTTTCAGGCAAGGGTGGCCGACATGCCTTAGCGATTAAGCAGTCCCTGGAATCCCGATACTGTATCAATATTCTTTTTGACCTTTTTTATTATGGTAGCATCGTGTTCTCAAAAAAATACATGGACCAGTTACGGCGCGTTGGCCCACTGTCCGCCTTTAAACCGAAAAGTAGCTTGCCGGAAAAAAGAACCAAGGAGGAAGCTGAAGCCTTTTTTGATTGAGTACTGGAGAATTTTGCTGATCCATAGCCTTAATCGCATTTTGCTTTTAAACCTTGACAATGAAGGAGCTTATGTATATTGCTAAATAGGAGCTTATCGGAGTCTTAAAAAAGTTATGCCATGATTGCTTCTCAGCGTGTAGGCGATTTAGTATTTAGATATGCCCATCATATCCAATATGAAGATGATCCTTGTAAGGAATTAAAAAACATTCGGGCCGGATAGGACCGAACTGGATGACCTGCCAAACAATTAAAAATTATTAGCTAAGTATTTAAAGTTAGCAAATCGGTAGCTTCTTCGGTGTAATTCCAAATCGCCAATCGCCGTACTAATGGTATGCATTGGCAACGAAGTAATTGAGGAAATGGAATGTAAGCCCGCCCGCTTCTTTATCAAACGGTATATCCGCTATAAATATGCCCTAAAGAAGGGTGAAGGAAAGGACCGGAGAGCTTCCTGAAAGAGTAATCGATAAAGGTATTCCGGGTTCCGGACTCCTGACATCCATTTTAACCGATATGTACATGGACCACCCTCCCGCTATACCGCCAAAAGCAGCGCTTTGCAAGGGAAGAGATACAGATAGCCTCCTCCACTGTTGATGGTTGGACAAAGGAGGCGCTGATCCGACTGGAACTTTTATATGAGCAGCTGGTCTTTGACGTCAGGCAGCAGGGAAACCTGCAGTGTGATGAGACCCCCATAAAAGTGTTAAAAAGCGAGAAAAAAGGTAGCTGCTATCAGGGCTGGTACTCGGTATACCATTCCCCTTTGGATGGAACCGTTCTTTTTGACTATAGTCCTACCCGCGGATCTGCCGTGCCATTACCCATGCTGGAAAACTTCAAAGGTTACCTGCAAAGTGACGGCTATGTGGTGTACCAAATGTATGGTGCCCGCAAAGGGGTAACCATATTGCCTGCTGGGCTCATACCAGGCGCGAATTTGAACAAGCCCTGAGCAATGATCAGCCAAGGGAAACAATGGCACTTACCCTGAGCCAGAAACTATATGCCGTAGAGCGTAAGGCCAGAGAGGAGAACCTTAGCCCGGTAGCTATTAAAGATCTACGGCTGAAGGAAAGCCTTCCCCTGATCAATGAAATAGGTAGATGGATATTCCATGAAATCAAATCGACACTGCCCAAGAGCCATATTGGAAAGGCTATGGCCTACGCAATGGGACGGTGGGATGCCCTTAGTGCCTACTTGTATGATGGTTACCTTCAAATTGATAATAACCAGTGCGAAAATGTGCTCAGGCCGATCCCCCTGGGTCGCAAAAACTACTTGTTCGCCGGATCTCATGAGGCGGCAAAAAGAGCTGCCATGATATATTCATTCTTCGCCATCTGCAAGAAGCACCATGTAAATCCTTACAAACGGTTGAAAAACGCCTTGGAGAATATTATGAGCATAAACCAAAAAAAACTGAAGGATCTTTATCCGCAGAACTTCGCAAAAATATCCCTAGAGCCAAATATGTAGTTCATAGGCGCATACGTTACAAAAGCATGCTGACCTCGACTTGGTGAATATTGAACGTGCGATTATCCATAGTTTTGAAATAAAGTTAAGTTCAATGGCCGTTGGAAACGCCGACATTAACAGTTATAAAGGCGCCGTCGCTAAAATGTGTCGGGGCGCTGGTTTTGAGTTCTTAGATGATAACAAATTTACGCGATCTCAGTTAAGGGCCTTGGATCTCTCAAGGCAGAGAGCAATTTCTAAATTCAAATTTATTTAAGAGAGAGATAAATACAGCATACCCTGAGGAAAAGATACGCCTAAATAGAGTTATAAGCCCCGGCTATCCCCATTCCTTTTATAGCCTGCTTGAATGGCCTAAATCCCTTTAATCGCATTTTAACCAGGTGTTTTAATCTACGCTGAATTAACTTATTAAGTTGTATTTCGTACATTTACGTGTTTATATATGGGCGGCTAAAGGAGCAATCTTTGATCAATTCGACAGTATCCGCTATATTATTAAAATAAATGCATGGAAAGCAAAAGAATTGTAAGACATATAGATAGGCTATTGCTTGACCCTAACAACTATAGGTTCATCGATAGGCCAGAATATAAGGTGGTCCCGGATAACGAGTTAGCCGATACGCGAGTACAAATGCGTACCCTAAATTTTCTACTCGGTAAAAATAACGACAATATTAGCGATTTGTTAAGCAGCTTCAAGACAAACGGATTCTTGGACATTGATCAAATACAGGTAAAGCCAGTTGGAGATAATTTTTTAGTTCTGGAAGGTAATAGACGTACTGCTACCCTAAAATATTTATACGAAGAATTTAAAAAGGGCAACGATGTTGGTAAGCTAACCGAAAGCGATTTTAAAAGTGTTAATGTTGTCAATATCGAAAACGAAGATCCAGTCCAGCACCTCGTGACAATGGGCTTGCACCATATTAGTGGCAAGAAACGGTGGAGCGCAGTAAACGAAGCACAACTTATTGACGATCTCTTACATAAATACAATAGGTCGGAAAACGATATTTGTGAATCGTTGGGTATAAAAAAGTATACGCTGAGGCGCAGCATGCGGTCTCTGGGCTTGATTCAGCAATACAAGCAAAGCGATTACGGCGATCAGTTTCAATCTGATATGTATTCGATTTTTGAAGCTGTAGTTGGCAATTCAACTATGAAGCGGTGGATCGATTGGGACGACAGCCGATACATCGCCGTTAACAGTCGAAACATAGATCGTTTCTTCTCCTGGATTTCTGAAACTGAAGATAGTGATTGGAATGATGAAGGCCGAGAGCGCCCTATGACAAGGGAGCCAATAATAACACAATATAGGCAAGTTAAAGAGGTTGCAACATTCGTATTTGATGAAAAAGCACTTTCAAGAATGGAAGAAAGCCGAAGTATCAACGAAGGGTACATTTTTAGCGATTCGGTTGGTGAAGTCAAGTTGAGAAATTCTATTGATAATCTAAAAAGCTTTGCCCAAGTTGCTTATAATTTTAAAGATCTAATAAACGAGACGGACATTGAGGAATTAGATAGAGTACGCACAAAAATTGCGGACCTTTTGCCGGCCAGCCGAGACATGATCAGCCTAAATGAAAGGCGTGCCCCAATCTATTTCAGTGAAATATTTGAGCATTTTACTAAAATTCATTTGGGTGTTTACAGGAGATTACGGGATATTACAATTACAAATGTAAAACGGGTTAACATTTTTGCGGGTGGAAATAATAAGGGAAAAACATCTGTCCTTGAGGCAATTTATTTATTGTCACAGCTAAATGATATTGTTTCACTTTTGGAGTTGGAAAGATTTAGAGGTAAATTTCTATCTAGTTTTCATAGCAAATGGATCGAAAAAAACTTTGTTAGCGATATAGACATAGGTGGAATATTTAATTCAATCAATACCAGTCTTCATGTTAGGAAAGAAGCTACAGACGAAAATATTGAACGTACTGGTTATTTAAATACGTTAGTTTCCGAGGTAGAAGTTGATGGAGAAAACCTTTCAAGTTATATTCACCTCTTTTCGAATAAGGAGCCACAGTTACACTACAGTCGCACCAATACTCTTTGTACCGCAGCGTTTACAAGTCCTTATCGCTATAATGAATCGCTCTTGCATGCAGCGCACAAAACGGCAGTTGATAATAAGTACTTCGAAGATGTAATAGCATTCATTAACGAATATCTAGACCCAGATATTGAAAAGATTGATTTAGTCAACGATGATGGGGAAAACAGATTTCGTGTATCATCCAAAAGACTTGATAAAGCAGCGGATTTAACAACCTACGGTGAGGGGCTCCAACGAATTTTCGAGATTGCACTGTTATTAGGTTATTGCCGTAACGGAATACTTTGTGTTGATGAACTAGATTCAGCATTACACAAAAGTCTTCTTGTGAGTTTCACAGAATTTCTTCAACGCACCGCCGCTGAATTTAACGTCCAGGTATTTATTTCAACTCATAGCAAAGAATGTATTGACGCATTTGTGGAGAATAGCTATCCTGATGATGATTTAACTGCCTATTCTCTAACTGAAGAAGACGGTAGAATAGTTTGCCGTTTTCTTGCAGGTACAAAATTAAAACAACTGGTGGAATCAATTAATCTCGATATCAGATAATGGCAAAGCAAATTATTACAGTGCTTTGCGAGGGACCCCATGATGTTGCATTTATTTGTCGCATCCTGAAATCCATAGGATATAAAAGCAACGAAAGCATTAAGATCGGAGAATATCCAAAGCCGTTTGATGCGTTATTAACTCGGGAAGCTACAAAAACAGATGTTGAACAACTTAACTTAACTGAATTGAGGCGAAATTTATTGCCCTCAAACGTATTACTTCGAGGTGAAACTCATGTGTTTTTATATTCCCTGGGTGGTGATGGAAAAGTACAAATCAGGCAACGTATTTTAACTGAGCTTAGAAGTCTTGTTGTTGAAGATGGTGAAATAATTGCCGATCGAAATAATGATGCGGTTTTGTCATTAGTCTATTTATTTGATGCCGATCAGCTAGGTGTTGCCGGCCGGTTAGCCCAAATTAATAACGAAATAAAATCGGCGCTACCATCTGAAGTTACCACCGATCTATTTGCAAATAATGGGACTCATGCGAAAGTTTCAAAAATGAAACTAGGCGCCTTCATCTTTACTGACGATGGAAATATAACCGGAAAATTGGAAGATATTTTAGTCCCTTTAATGAAGATTGACAACGAGCCGTCATTCGATGCTGCCGCTGCTTATCTCGTACAACATCATGATGATGCGCGGCTATATCCGTTAAAGTTGACTATAGAGGGAACTGCAATTACTGAAGCTCGGAGCGTACGGCAAGGAGACAAAGAGAAATTTGATCAAAAGAAATCTTTAATTGGGACAGTTGGGCAATTACAGCGATCTGGTAAATCAAATGTGGTTTGTATTAGTGATAGTGATTACTTATCCCTTGAGAAGTTAGCAAACAACCATAAATGTGTTGAAATAGCTTCTTTTTTCGAAAGTTTTACGAATGTTTAATGCCTGATCATAAATTCCTTTGTAGGAATTACCTAACGCATGTATAAGTATTATCTGATAGATGGAATAAATTAACTTCATAGTAACGTGTAGACGGATATTGTTCATTTAACTTCATCAGGCGTTTTTTTGGTGCGTATATCTGTGCAACACACCAGATACGTTATAGATATTGTGAACACCACGCTGAGTTGTTCTTCTCACAGCACGAGTTACTGAAAAATAGTGATCTGAGATAAAGGCTCGAAGGCCCCCAGCACACGATCTAAATCGATTCAATACAAGACAGCAATGGAGCTACCGCCCTACGCGGCTTCCCTGAGTTAGTATCGCCCGGTACTCATTACATATTGGCGGCATCCTTTAACTACAATGGCGGTTTGGTATACTACCTAGGTTTGCAGTCATCTACAATAGCTATTTTATTTTGTATTTTACGGCAAACATCATCCGCTTTGATCTTTAGCTTCAACGCCACACCGGATTTCGACTTCATGACTTACTTTGCTCGGCACATCGGCGCAACAGTAGAGAATGACCTGCTCAAGATTTTTCGTATAAGGGTCATTCTTAATTTTGAACTGGAGCGGGAGCTTTTAGGCTTTGGTTCCAGGATGAGAGTATTGGGACCGAGAATATTAGTCAAACAGATCAAGAAACACCTGTATGAAACGTTAGAGAGTTATAAGGTGCCAGAGAAAGAATCTTAGGGTATTTTGGCTGAGTAAATAATGAGTGGATGATTTTTTTCTTTAATGCTTCTTCCATCTTACTACTCCATAAGAAACCTATTGTATGGTACTTTTATTCATCTTGTCAATATGATTTTATATCTCTATTTTTGACAAGCAGCGACAGCAAATAAAAGCTAAATAGATGCGTCAATAGTTCGTTCAGAAGTTTTTCAAAAAATGCCCTAATTCACACCCTCATTCCTGAGTCAAGAAGAACGGCATTGTAAATCAATAATTTAGAGCGTTGTGGATGCATCCTGCCATCCCGACTTTACAGGACAAGTCAAATTTATTTTTGGCTTGTCCTTTTTTATTTCCGCCTAAATTGCTGTCTATCATATAAATAAATTTGACAGCTTCATTTACCCTGCCAGTTCGAAGTGAACTATTTTCAAAATGCAATTTTTCAGGGAACATCGAACTAATGACTTCCCGTTTCTTTTCTATATCTTCGGTCTCATAGATATAATCCAGCTTTAAAAGAATGTCAATGCCTCTATCAAGCAGGTCTTTAATGTTTTTATCATTATGGGAAAGCCCGCTTAGCTTGGCTTCCAGTTTTTCTACCTTGCCACTATAATCAGATTTCATTTCCCTGAAATCTTCCGGCTCTATCTGCTTTGACGATAACAGGTCACGGATATAGGATAGCTTATCTTCCAGTTCCTTAATCTGCTTCAACAATTGCTTTCTATCATCCAGCAAATGGGCGGTCTGGCTGTGCCAGGCTTCCTGCAATACAATTTTATACAGCTCAGCCATTTCAGGACGAGGTATATACTTTTTCAGTTCATAAACAAATTGCTGGTTGATTGCATCAGCCCTGTGCCTGAATTTACAGCCTGCAAAGCAATGGTAATAGGAATAGTGCTTGGTATGGCCTTTTGATGCGCTCCCGGTCAATATTTTGCCGCAGGTAGGACAAATCAGAAAGCCCCTTAATGGCAGGGTTGAGTTGGAGACTACTTTTAGCCTGTATTGGTTCCGCTTTCTGCCATCCAGCACGTCCTGTACCTGATAAAATAAATCTTCCTGTATCAACGGCTCATGCAAGCCTT from Arcticibacter tournemirensis includes these protein-coding regions:
- a CDS encoding AAA family ATPase; translation: MESKRIVRHIDRLLLDPNNYRFIDRPEYKVVPDNELADTRVQMRTLNFLLGKNNDNISDLLSSFKTNGFLDIDQIQVKPVGDNFLVLEGNRRTATLKYLYEEFKKGNDVGKLTESDFKSVNVVNIENEDPVQHLVTMGLHHISGKKRWSAVNEAQLIDDLLHKYNRSENDICESLGIKKYTLRRSMRSLGLIQQYKQSDYGDQFQSDMYSIFEAVVGNSTMKRWIDWDDSRYIAVNSRNIDRFFSWISETEDSDWNDEGRERPMTREPIITQYRQVKEVATFVFDEKALSRMEESRSINEGYIFSDSVGEVKLRNSIDNLKSFAQVAYNFKDLINETDIEELDRVRTKIADLLPASRDMISLNERRAPIYFSEIFEHFTKIHLGVYRRLRDITITNVKRVNIFAGGNNKGKTSVLEAIYLLSQLNDIVSLLELERFRGKFLSSFHSKWIEKNFVSDIDIGGIFNSINTSLHVRKEATDENIERTGYLNTLVSEVEVDGENLSSYIHLFSNKEPQLHYSRTNTLCTAAFTSPYRYNESLLHAAHKTAVDNKYFEDVIAFINEYLDPDIEKIDLVNDDGENRFRVSSKRLDKAADLTTYGEGLQRIFEIALLLGYCRNGILCVDELDSALHKSLLVSFTEFLQRTAAEFNVQVFISTHSKECIDAFVENSYPDDDLTAYSLTEEDGRIVCRFLAGTKLKQLVESINLDIR
- a CDS encoding DUF3226 domain-containing protein yields the protein MAKQIITVLCEGPHDVAFICRILKSIGYKSNESIKIGEYPKPFDALLTREATKTDVEQLNLTELRRNLLPSNVLLRGETHVFLYSLGGDGKVQIRQRILTELRSLVVEDGEIIADRNNDAVLSLVYLFDADQLGVAGRLAQINNEIKSALPSEVTTDLFANNGTHAKVSKMKLGAFIFTDDGNITGKLEDILVPLMKIDNEPSFDAAAAYLVQHHDDARLYPLKLTIEGTAITEARSVRQGDKEKFDQKKSLIGTVGQLQRSGKSNVVCISDSDYLSLEKLANNHKCVEIASFFESFTNV
- a CDS encoding recombinase family protein produces the protein MKVADLYIRVSTDEQADKGYSQRSQEELLRKYCDINNIAIRRVMFEDHSAKTFARPEWKAYLLELKKHKGKADVVLFLKWDRFSRNAGDAYQMINTLRKLGVEPQAIEQPLDLSIPENKMMLAFYLAAPEVENDRRALNVIHGMRRARKEGRYMGLAPVGYINKTDEAGRKYIAINEPQAGILRWSFEEIAKGVYNTEQVFKMAREKGFTGTKSLFWFAIRNPVYCGKIFIPKYKDDESRFVKGLHEPLIQEDLFYQVQDVLDGRKRNQYRLKVVSNSTLPLRGFLICPTCGKILTGSASKGHTKHYSYYHCFAGCKFRHRADAINQQFVYELKKYIPRPEMAELYKIVLQEAWHSQTAHLLDDRKQLLKQIKELEDKLSYIRDLLSSKQIEPEDFREMKSDYSGKVEKLEAKLSGLSHNDKNIKDLLDRGIDILLKLDYIYETEDIEKKREVISSMFPEKLHFENSSLRTGRVNEAVKFIYMIDSNLGGNKKGQAKNKFDLSCKVGMAGCIHNALNY